The nucleotide sequence CATTGAAATTTCAAGAAGCTCAGACAGCTAGCAGCTACTCTATTGCAGTTGTCTAACCTAAAACTATTGATTTTGAAAACCTAAGTATATTTGGTTTCAAATAATGCATTTATATTAGCTTCCTTTCTTTGGTATTTAGCAATATAATTTTTTCAAACTTTTGCTTCCTCCGCATTAACTTCTGACACCAAACCAATGTGAGTATACCCCACCTGTGACCATGCGTTCAATTTCTCCTGAATAAACTCATGTATCTTTTCATCAACAGGATTGTCAGAATCTACCACAGTAGGAATAATTGCTGTGTGTTTCATAACGATGAGCACCATAAGCTTCATCATATTGCTGAAACGGATTGGTTGTATATGCTTAAAAAATAGTTTCCCCAATGCTTTGGTATGtagtttatctttattatttaatttaataattttattatagatGTAATAtgtttgcaggaaaaaaaatctcatcttctAAAAACATCAGTCATCTTGGTCATTCTAGATCCTTTGTCATTTCTGCAAGTGTCCAATGTATTTGGGCCTTTTCTACTTTTTGTATTTTCTAcctttattcattctctctccctttccctctctctctctctccctctccttttccctctctctctctcttccatttctcctccCCCCATAGGTACTTGTTCATGGTGTCTTTCTCAGTGGCTCCccagcttatttttctttaaatatttctaattcagtctttgagaattccatacagtatcttttttcatgttctttcctgggtcccaactcctcccagattctacccacccaacttcattgtcttctgtcttaaaagaaaacaaaataactaaatgaacatttatttatttatttgttcttgggAAAGGGCACATTCCATGGCATTCGtatgaagtcagaggacaatgtaaGGAGGGGTCAGCTCTCTTTCCACTCTCAGGTCCCGGATGGAGCTCAGGTGGCCAGTCTTGACGTGCTGATTTCAAGAGTTTTCACCTGCCAAGCCGTCTTCCTCGCCttttccaattaatttttttttgttttttaacatgtataaaacattctttctgtttattaagcttAATTGATTTTTCTATAAAACCGCACAACTTTTCCAAAACAAGCTAATGGTTGCTttttgtaaacttttaaaattttatgttttttgagattatagctaaatcctttccccctcctcctccctcccaccaaaccttcccatatactcccccttgctccctctcaaattcatggctctTTTTCTCATCAATTagtattatatacatatgcattgtattacacacacacatatatttgtgtgtacatatacatatacgtgtgtattcctaaatacataagtacGACCTGCTCAGTCTGAATAATGgtacttttatgtgtgttttcagggcagACCAATTGGTACTGAATAACCAATGTgcccttccctggggaagactatttctccagctccaacTCCCAGCTGTCCTTAGCTGCCTTTAGCTCTTTGAGGTCGAGGCCTCCAGGGCTTCCTGGTCCCCGGTCTACTttgcatgtctattggtgtcgCCCTTGTTCAGCACctgtttaggcagtcatattgCTGAGACATTACAGGTGTAGCTTCTGCCATTGcaaggagacacaatctcacagcagactcctcggtcctctggctcctacagccTTTCTGCCCCTTCTGCTGCAATGTCCCTTAAACCTTAAAGATGGGGTACCGTTTCCCCTTTATCTTTTTagaaggtctctcactgaacctggaagcCATCCGTTCAGCTAGGCCGGCTGACAATGAGCTTCAAGGTTCCACCTGTCTCTAGTCTCTATCCCTCCCCTCCCATGCTGGGATCACAAACTAAGGCTATTGAATCAGCTCCCCGCCCTCTCCCCACCCAGCTCCCCGCCCTCCTCCCACCCAGCGccccaccctcccccccccaccctgagttctgggatcagaACTCCAGCCTCACGTAACAGTTACTGAATTCAGTAAGAGTCGTTACAGGCATGTTGCTGAACGGGTCCTCTCAGCCCCCATCTATTATATTTAATGATCATGGAATGACATTATCAAGGCATTGTTTTTtcccagctgtagggcatttgggttgactttcttctctttttctctttccagttaGGAATAGTACAATGGAAATTTTTATGTGGGTCACCTTTTCGTTTTAGATTACTTGaagggaccacacacacacacaatagatttATCGTATAAAATGTCATGACGAGCTGGTTTCTCGTGCTCTGTTCGCTGTCCTGTACTTGGTGGCTGCTCACACTTGTTCTCGCCTGCTGCTTCCGTTGGTGAAGACAGCCGTTTGCTTAGctcccttctgcttctgcttggaGCTTGGGTCCGGCAGGCTATGAGTGTTGGTCTCCTCTTTCTAAACGTCCCTTGTCTTCGCTCAGCTGCCATCCCCGACCACTTGTCCTTTCTTCTATCAGATGGTCCCTTTCACACCGCCTTTGTGACATTTCAATAGAAATACCTCGTTTTCCCCTGGGTAGCTCATCTGCCTGATTCTATTCTCCCGGCAGCCACTGCCCCGCCAGAGCTGAGAGTTTTAGTCACTTTTTTCTAGTGTCACCTTGggtctgtcttctgtttctctgttaaaAATTATTGCTCTCCATTTAAGCAAATCCACCAGAAAAAGGAAACTGTGACCCTCTAGGCCTAGTGTGTTTGTAATGCATATTTACCAGAAAGTTCAGTTTagggggaatcaaactcagggtcttGAACATTctagtaaaatttttaaatggtttctgTTTTGAATTTGACAAATCCTTGTTGACTTACTACTGATTACAATGTATTCCAAGTGTTGGTCTGTGGAACAGGGCAAATGAAAGCCCCGCCCATGGGGCGGGACAAAGCGAACAAAAGCCCCGCCCATGGGGCAGAGCAAGGCAAACAAAGCCCCGCCCATGGGGCTTAGTATGAAGAGTAGGGCAGACAATAATAATTTACGAATAAGAATATTAGGTTCAAAAGTTTACATTACTCTGAAGCTAAATTTTTATGTCAGTAATCTGTCCTACGTAGTGAATACAGGGCCAGCAAGAGCACACAGGGAGacagtctcaaagaaaaaaaatcaaaaggtttGGCAAAGTCATTGCATGCTTAATAAATTGGGTGTTTAATTAGAAGATAAGCGTGATGCAGTTTCCAACCTCAGAGGAAAAAGAGTACACAAACCACTGTGTAAAGCCCACTGAATCTTACACAACCCAAACAACCGTGTAACTTAAGCCcagatcaagaaaagaaaaaaaaaaaagccagctctcccagaattctctctcttGCCACCTGCCAAAGCACCAGTGCTCACTAAGATTAAACCAGATTACCAGTGACATAAATTGTTTTCCTGGCTTTTATATTTACAAGAATGGAGTATCATTATCGATAGCCCTACAATCCATAGAATTACAggagcagcattttttttaatttaagaaataaatcgAATAAACAGCATGCATAACCATCACACAGGGAAGGATCCAGTCTTactgaaaagagaaacaaaagcctATCAGAGGAGAAGCTCAGAAACACGGGTCCTAACACAGAAGCCTGCTGGGTGACAGTCAGCTGTGCAATCTGCTGGGGGAACCATGGCTGCTGATGGTGTTAGCTGTGCTAGAGGAACTCTATGGGATCCCCCTCTGCCTCATGCCACACACAGTTAGATGTGTGAAAGTCTAGAGGCTGGGTGTCCAGTAGCACGGGGTATGCTTAGCATGCAAAGAGCCCTGTGGTCAATCCCCGTGTGAGGCAAAGCATCCCCAGGCTTCACCCAAGAACACACAGGGCTTCTAACCAGACTCTTTCTTGGCAGTGTTCCCTCAGCAATGCTCTCTTGCATTCACACAGCGTTGGTGTCGTACTGAGTTCTGTAAGCAATCTCGAGGTGGTTGAAAGTGTCCAGGAGGGAGCACAGAGGAGACACACAAACGCTGTGACATTTCATGTGGGTTTGGAAACACAGGAGTGGGGCCCAGCAACTAGCAAGTGCGGCATGACCGTCAGCTTCTGTTATTATATGCCCACATCCACATCCCTTCACAGCCAACGCTAAGCTTTATCTGTTGAAGAGCTAATATGAGTGAaggcctttctctctcctctcttcctcaccTGTGCCCTCCCCCTTCTAGAATCTCCATAACATTTTATACTGGATCTTCCCTGAAGTGCCTCCATCCGAAGCAGTGGACAAGCTAGAGATCATTcctacaaacaaaaagaagaaagtgtggAACTACGATTACGGAGATGAAAGCGACAGCGATGAGGAGGAGGTGCCCAAAGCCAGCGCCACGGGTTACACCACGCACGGACTGATGGGCAGGCTTCCGCACCCGGCCTCGGACTCCTCAGCCAACCCTCAGGAGGCCCAGCTTGAAGAGGACTCTGCTGCCGAGGAATCCGACGAAGCTGGAGCCAGAGCTGGTGCTATGGCAGAACACCCCACAGAGGCTGAGGTGGGGTCAGGTCTCAGGCCCTCAGAAGACCCGAGCAGCCCCtatgagaagaaagagagggggatcCAGGACTCTTTCCCCGGGGATGACAGCAGCTCCGTGAATGGGCCGGGGGACAAAGTTATCTTCAATGTGAATTTAAACTCTGTGTTTTTGAGAGCTCTCCACGACGACCCTGAGGAAGCCTCCGAGGTCCTATCTCTTGCAGAAGATACAGGGCACCTAGACGAGGCTCCCCACAGGACAGAGTCAGGCCTTCTGACGGCCGGCAGCGACAGCACGCAGCTGCCCCAACCCGGCATCTCTTCCCAGGTTCTGTGGACCGAAAATGAGTCTTCTGAAACAACCGACAGCTCGGATTCTGATGCTGACCTAGGGGATGGCTATATCATGAGATAATTTCAGAAGCGGCTGGTTGGCTCGATCTGAACACCTACAGGGTTCTCATAAAGGTCTGCCTTGATCCCTGTGTCCGCGAGGGAGGGACAAGGAAACTGGAGACCCTTGTGGTTCTTGCTGATGGCCTTCTCTGTGCATATTCCCAGTTTGGGGGTCCATATTGTTTACATGGGTCATGAGCATGACCCTCCCACGCCCTGTTCAGCGATGCTATTGGAGGGGCTGTGTTATGTTTCCCAGAGAACAGTATTCAGTGCAGCTTTCAGAGGCAGCCAAGGCCTCCCATTCCTGTGTCATTTCTAGGAAATGATTAaactggggaagaggaaaggaaagaaaaacggGTCAAGAAGTGTTTAGCCAGGCTCAGGAATGAGCCTGAAAGCAGgcaaaagggaaggggaagggcacGCGGTCAGTGGGGAGAAAGGGGCGATATACGCACAGGAAGCCAGCGAGGTCTGGACCCTTCTCAGATGCCACGGCCTGTTCCGTCCACTCTGAGACGGTCATTCACGTCCACCCAATAAGCCCTCCACGGTAAAGCAGGGTGGAGAAAGCCACGTCACTAATTCCAGGAACCTACAGATGACTCCAGAGAAAGTCATCTGGCGAAGCGGAGGGGGAGGAGCAAATCTCAGTGCCCActgtattttaagatttttgtttttaagaacaaAAGTGAGCATTTCAAGGCCTTCAGAACAAACAGGGGATACCAGTGTTAGGGGCGCACTTTGCAGTTTTTAAAGTACTCTGTATAGATTTGGATGACAGTCGCTGGGAGCGACAGTCGCAGTGATCAAAGTTTTAAATGCCATGGAGGGAGAGCCAGTGGATGGATTTGGGGTTCctgtatggtttttattttattttgttttatttggacaAGGTCTCTCATATAGGATGatcttttgatcttcctgcctgcaccTCGCCAGCGCTGTGGTTACGGGAATGTACTGTCATAAGGTTCAACCCAGGGCAGCATGCAGGCCAGGCAAGCACCCTGCCATATTTTTGCTTCACCTCTTTGAGCTtccgtttctttctttctttctttctttctttctttctttctttctttctttctttctttctttttgaattttcgagacagagtttctctgtagctttttttggttcctgtcctggaactagctcttgtagaccaggctggcctcgaactcacagagatccgcctgcctatgcctcccaggtgctgggattaaaggcatgtgccaccaccgcctggcccgtTTCTTTATATATGAAGTCAAGGGACTGGGTCAAGTCATCTCCACCGTCCCAGAAGCCTGGGAccaatgctggaaagaaggggaTAAAGACCCTTGGAGGTGCTGAGCCTCAGAGGCATCCAGGATGGGGCCCTCCCATCTTGCTCCTCACCACAAAAGACAGTTTCTCACATCTTCCTTCTATTCAGAAAGGGAAAACTACATGGGTCCAATCTCAAAGGCTTCTGAAGTAACTCATGTGACTTCTTCTAAAGCAATTCAAAAGAAGACCTAATAAAATCTCACAGGAGAGAGAGACCCTATACACAAACCATCTCTGCACTCTGAGAACATCTGTCTTCTTACCCAGCCTCCTTTGCTGCCCAGCTTTTCTTTGAAGCTTTGCATAATTGCTGGAAAACAGTTTTTAATGCttgcacttatttttttttaattttgtatgtttgAATATTGTCAgaggtaataaaaaaaatactttttcataCCAGCCTGTGGTCTTTTGAGTCATTTCTCTATAGAATGTGTCTCAACCTGGAATGTATTTCTTTAGCATATTTGTGGTTCTCCTGGCCTATCAAGATTATACCGTCTTTCTCTAAGTCTGCGGTGGCCTGCTGGGATGCCCCCCCCCACGTGACGTGTTCCTCAACATGTAGACAGCCAGCCTACTGTGCATTTTCCCACCTCCTCACCTGGTCTGTTTAAGAAGAGGAAATTAAAGCTTTCTCAGCAATCTTGTGTAAGAAACATGTTACCAAGAAGTGAACAACTTGGTCTTGCGCCATCtccttggggtggggaggggcactAAAGCATTCCGAAACTGTGCTGAGGGGTGCTCTGATTCACCTTTTGTTTCGGGGACAGGACTTTGGAGAAGTGATGTTTCGGTAGGGAAAATCACTAAGCGATACTAAGAAAAGAAAGtgcccagcactagggaagctgagacaggtggatcgcTTCGGATTCCGTCTacctgggaaaagagaaagaaactcaaGTGGGGAGGGAACCGGAGGATGAGGGCGGGTGCGGGGACGACCCTGTAACCCCGGACTGGCTTCTTAGTGCCTTTAGCTTGAGGCCACCTGCGCAGCTCTGGTCCCGGCGGGCTGCGGGCGGAGAGAGCCGAGGGGTGTGGCCTGGCTGCGCGGCGGAGGTTCCCGGAAGGGCCCCGGCGGCTGCCGGCTGCGGGGCTGCGGCGCGGGGCCATGGCCTGGGCACGGAGCGTGGTGGGCTGGCTGGGCGGCTTCCTGCTGCTGCCAGGTGAGCTCGGTGGGCAGGGGTCCCGGGCGGGCAGGTTTCCCGGCTTGGGAACTCAGAGGCGGGGCGTCCCCAAGTCTCGGTCCCGTGGGCGCCCCGAAAGGGACCCTGTGCGGCAGGGAGCACTGGCAGGTAACCCCCTCGCCGCGGCGGGAGGCGCACACGCGGGGTTGAGCTGTCTGGATCCTGGGTGGACTACCATCACCCCCAGCCCGCAGCCGGGTTACAGGCTGTCCAGCCGGGAAACTGAAGCGGGATGCGGGCACAGCTGCTGTcagacacccccctcccccacgaGAGTACTAACAGAAGTCGAATTTTGTGAAAGACCCAGACGCTCCGCGGTGTCTGTCCCGATCCTCGGGGACAAACCCTGAGTCCTCCCAAGCCGCCCAcaccctccctctgccccctcctctgcCGGGTCAGCTCCCCGTCCCCACGCCTTCCTCGTCACACCTTCACATCCTGAAATCTGAATTCTGCCCCTCAGCTCCCTCAAATAACTTCTGGAGACTCTCAGCAGCGTGTGTCTCTCTGGGCGCTGCGCTCTTGGGATTCCCCATCCTCAGGCGAGTTCTGCTTGAggtcctctttcttctctccttccttatcATGAGATTTTGAGAGTCCCTGGCAGACTGGTGTTGAATAGTTACTGCCACACTtcatctctgatgactccagGATAAGTGGTTTAGAATTTTCtagtaaaaactaaaatgatgatgatgatgataataataataataataatgtctgaCCCTAGCCCAAGGCTATACTCTTTGCGACCTCAGGCTCACTCATGCAAACGTCTCCCTGATAACCCTTCTTGAGTCTCCATGGTGGATCCAGTCTGTTGCAGCTGATTTGAGACTCCTGGGTTCTCTGCTCTGCCTgtgcacccccaccccaaccaggGCTCCAGGGCTATCAGCCAGAAAAGGCCATTAGCCCTGACGGGTCCCCACCAGGTCTATATGGAGTGTCTATTTATAAAACTGGATCTGAAATCACCTGACCCCTTATCCATTCCTACCACTCAAATTTCGGCCACCATCATCTGTCCCCAACTATCGTCTACCTCCAAATTTCTTCTCCTTATTGCTTCAGACAAAACATAGCCTCCTCAGCTTAGCTAATACCCCCCGGCCCCCACACCACATTTGAAGGTGAGGCTCAGGGAGACCAATACTGGCTGTAGTCATTTTGCTGATCTCTTTTTGAGGAAAACATTGCAGTCTTTCCCCACCGcccctttaatttctttttcagctcTAGGAATGATTCCACCTCCTAAGAATGTTAAGATGAATTCAATTAACTTCAAGAACATTCTACAATGGGAGTCACCCGCTTTCCCCAAGGAGAATCTGACGTTTACAGCTCAGTATGAAAGGTAGGGTTGGTGGTTGTTTTTGTGACGGCATGGAGGACTGTGACCCTAGGCTGGAAGTCGGAGGGAGAGAGTCTAACCGCTTCCACCTGTGAGGCTGTGACAGCCCAGGGGGGTCATTCTGTTGgcccctttcttcctctgaagGAAAATACTGTAGTCCAcactctctgcccctccctccgaCTCCAGGTCTTGCCCTGCTGGCTGTGTCAtccagggaaggggagaagtcactatgtagcccaggctgtcctcagactgatGTATCTGAAGAGGACAGCGATGCGGCTGTCATTCCCAGTTACACAGCCAACAGTGAGAAGTCAACAGTGTGCAGTGGATGCTGCCTGAAAATCCCAGGTGGACAGAACAGTCAGGAAGGCGCTTGCTTCGCGCCACCTACCCTTCACTGCAGGCCTCCTAGAACATTCTAGCATGGGCCTCGACCACTGCAGGCTCCTCTAC is from Microtus pennsylvanicus isolate mMicPen1 chromosome 1, mMicPen1.hap1, whole genome shotgun sequence and encodes:
- the LOC142843098 gene encoding interferon alpha/beta receptor 2-like isoform X2, producing the protein MQLSRCESRGRTYRLTRMLSNRAFSTVSFCNLCLALCMILQFGSPSAFVAATEETYEKVTEYPEESCTVNLILRNFRLVVSLELENKSLPPTHFTFWSTMMSETEAPKVLENCRNITEPSCDVTDKWNGAHETYVLIIVIYRGDSMPSYCDSSVMDIDIRPEPPEFEIIGFVDHINVTVKFPPVTPKIYGESIWKVLGSKSFFIEERAGKNMKMHNPKMDNTTGNFTYVLRDLLPKTNYCVSVYFKAAKMEDTIKSPFKCTLLPPGQEAGLSESTTVGIIAVCFITMSTISFIILLKRIGCICLKNSFPNALNLHNILYWIFPEVPPSEAVDKLEIIPTNKKKKVWNYDYGDESDSDEEEVPKASATGYTTHGLMGRLPHPASDSSANPQEAQLEEDSAAEESDEAGARAGAMAEHPTEAEVGSGLRPSEDPSSPYEKKERGIQDSFPGDDSSSVNGPGDKVIFNVNLNSVFLRALHDDPEEASEVLSLAEDTGHLDEAPHRTESGLLTAGSDSTQLPQPGISSQVLWTENESSETTDSSDSDADLGDGYIMR